In Bartonella machadoae, a single genomic region encodes these proteins:
- a CDS encoding MATE family efflux transporter, giving the protein MFVVMKQLLSLGMPLAVGFISQMTISFTDAALVAHLGVQALSGTMLALSMFSFVMLLGLGIITAVAPKLAESFRRQDKYALRAWFDQGIWLSLLIGIMSAIILFNTRSILCLFGQDEAVANIAQEYNSGAAIGVVFFYLYVNSRGLLSAIGNPRPLTWVMLAAILVNFLLSWPLIFGIGPVSGLGVFGAGIASSLIRVLIVIAAAIILARNSAFHSFSLNYLRPKLEISRIITLLRIGLPIGIRILIAEGFPSVIVFMITAYGVQALAAHTIGMRLDMLISVVALGISSAAATIAAWYRADGNNIALKQLRMSVTVFAIAYVLFLSGVVYLFYEFILTTIFDISSDRVVVFSWELLPFILLSFAFGTLGVVLNGILVGLLDTFWSTIVVTISYWGVGLFLGVLMAHFFEYGFIGYWFGMIGASLIVSIFNYMRVGYLIKRNPMFGSGGVL; this is encoded by the coding sequence ATGTTTGTTGTGATGAAGCAATTGCTATCTCTTGGCATGCCACTGGCTGTTGGGTTTATCTCTCAGATGACGATTTCCTTTACAGATGCAGCACTTGTGGCACATTTAGGCGTTCAAGCCTTGAGTGGTACAATGTTGGCTCTGAGTATGTTTAGTTTTGTTATGTTGTTGGGGCTAGGTATTATTACCGCGGTTGCACCAAAACTTGCGGAAAGCTTTCGCAGACAAGATAAATATGCATTAAGGGCATGGTTTGATCAAGGAATATGGCTTTCCCTTTTGATTGGAATAATGAGTGCGATCATTTTATTCAATACAAGGAGTATTTTATGTCTTTTCGGCCAAGATGAGGCAGTTGCCAATATAGCGCAGGAATATAATAGTGGCGCTGCTATAGGAGTAGTGTTTTTTTATCTTTATGTGAATAGCCGCGGATTACTGTCAGCGATCGGTAATCCAAGGCCCTTAACATGGGTGATGCTTGCGGCTATCCTTGTGAATTTTCTTCTCTCTTGGCCGCTTATTTTTGGTATAGGTCCTGTAAGCGGATTGGGTGTCTTTGGTGCTGGAATTGCGAGTAGTTTGATCCGTGTTTTGATTGTTATTGCGGCGGCAATAATTCTGGCCCGCAATTCCGCTTTTCATTCCTTTTCCTTAAATTATTTGAGACCAAAGTTAGAAATTTCACGAATAATAACATTGCTGCGGATAGGGCTACCCATTGGTATACGTATTCTTATTGCGGAGGGCTTTCCTTCTGTCATTGTATTCATGATTACAGCTTATGGGGTTCAAGCTTTGGCTGCGCATACGATTGGGATGCGTCTCGATATGCTTATTTCTGTGGTAGCTTTGGGGATATCCAGTGCAGCTGCGACGATAGCAGCGTGGTATAGAGCAGATGGAAATAATATAGCTCTAAAGCAGTTGCGTATGAGTGTTACAGTTTTTGCTATAGCTTACGTCTTGTTTTTATCAGGGGTTGTTTATCTCTTTTATGAATTTATTCTTACAACTATCTTTGATATTTCTTCAGATCGCGTCGTTGTTTTTTCTTGGGAGTTGCTTCCGTTTATCTTATTGTCTTTTGCTTTTGGCACTTTAGGAGTTGTGCTCAATGGTATACTTGTGGGCTTGCTTGATACGTTTTGGTCAACAATTGTTGTAACAATAAGCTATTGGGGGGTAGGCCTATTTTTGGGGGTGCTCATGGCGCATTTTTTTGAATATGGCTTTATTGGCTATTGGTTTGGCATGATTGGTGCAAGCTTAATCGTTTCTATTTTTAATTATATGCGCGTAGGTTATTTAATAAAACGCAATCCTATGTTTGGGTCTGGAGGAGTGTTATAA